From Ficedula albicollis isolate OC2 chromosome 5, FicAlb1.5, whole genome shotgun sequence, one genomic window encodes:
- the DEPDC7 gene encoding DEP domain-containing protein 7 produces MATVREKAAALSLSTVCSPAARPPGFSLAQKPFGATFVWSSIISALQTQVEVKKRRQNLKCYHDCFIGSDAVDVVFAHLLQNKYFGDVDISRAKVVRVCQALMDCKVFEAVSTRVFGKDKRSVFEDSSSSLYRFTNASSQPELEKDYQQCTPQRCEKSTLFHSTPFKPESLEDLWENLSLKPASSPQMNISDSLSRRVINEVWQEQTIARLLQLVDLPLLESLLEHQEIRPQLPQPRKAAGYVITSNYLDREILKAFSDSQTDEWLSAAIDCLEYLPDHMVVDISRNLPDQPDKADTWKLLLFENIGRYYSQKKEPLLSHASEIHLGIAELLVNGKMEQSLEAVQLYLKLLDSQVREEFRRLLYFMAVAAHHSELKLQKESDNRMVVKRTFSKAIINNKNLSRGKTDLLILFLVDNQRDVLKIPGALHKMVSNKLLALQKGQDPSKITGYTFCQKLDEREYRSNTEKTTKDELLSLLKAIDEDSKLSDKERKRLLGQFHSSNPSIFMQYFGDRVTNMCV; encoded by the exons GCTTTAGCTTGGCGCAGAAGCCCTTCGGAGCGACGTTCGTCTGGAGCAGCATTATCAGCGCTCTCCAAACTCAAGTGGAAGTGAAGAAGCGCCGCCAGAACCTGAAGTGTTACCATGACTGCTTCATTGGCTCGGATGCAGTGGATGTAGTCTTTGCCCACCTCCTGCAGAACAAGTATTTTGGGGACGTGGATATTTCCCGGGCTAAGGTGGTTCGCGTGTGCCAAGCGCTGATGGACTGCAAAGTGTTCGAGGCTGTCTCAACCAGGGTCTTTGGGAAAGACAAACGCTCCGTGTTtgaggacagcagcagcagcctctaCAGATTCACAAATGCCTCAAGCCAGCCAGAACTTGAGAAAGATTACCAGCAGTGCACCCCACAGAG ATGTGAGAAGAGCACCTTGTTCCACTCTACCCCATTCAAACCAGAAAGCTTGGAGGATCTTTGGGAAAACCTAAGTCTAAAGCCTGCAAGCAGCCCTCAAATGAACATCTCTGATAGCTTGTCCCGTCGAG TTATTAATGAAGTGTGGCAAGAACAAACAATTGCTcgcctgctgcagctggtggaCCTCCCTCTCCTGGAGTCTCTGCTTGAGCACCAGGAGATCAGAcctcagctcccacagcccaggaAGGCAGCTGGATATGTCATCACAAGTAACTACCTGGACAGAGAGATCCTCAAGGCTTTCAGTGACTCGCA GACAGATGAGTGGCTCTCGGCAGCAATTGATTGCTTGGAATATCTTCCTGATCATATGGTGGTGGATATTAGCAGGAACCTGCCTGATCAGCCAGACAAAGCAGATACCTGGAAACTGCTGCTCTTTGAGAACATTGGTAGATACTACAGCCAAAAAAAGGAGCCACTCTTAAGCCATGCATCTGAAATTCATTTAGGAATTGCAGAACTGTTAG tGAATGGGAAGATGGAGCAATCTTTAGAAGCTGTTCAGCTCTATTTGAAGCTCCTGGACAGCCAAGTCAGGGAGGAGTTCAGGAGACTGCTGTACTTCATGGCTGTTGCAGCACATCATTCTGAGCTCAAGCTACAGAAGGAG AGTGACAACAGGATGGTTGTGAAAAGGACATTCTCTAAAGCTATTATCAACAATAAAAACTTATCCAGAGGGAAAACTGACCTCCTGATCTTGTTCCTTGTTGACAACCAGAGAGATGTGTTAAAG ATCCCAGGGGCACTGCACAAGATGGTCAGCAATaaactgctggctctgcagaaagGCCAGGATCCCAGCAAGATAACAG gttATACCTTCTGCCAAAAACTTGATGAGAGAGAGTATCGATCCAACACAGAGAAGACCACAAAAGATGAGCTATTATCTCTATTGAAAGCTATTGATGAAGATTCAAAGCTCTCTgacaaagagagaaagaggctGCTAGGTCAGTTTCACAGTAGTAATCCAAGTATTTTTATGCAGTATTTCGGAGACAGAGTTACtaatatgtgtgtgtga